From the Ferviditalea candida genome, one window contains:
- a CDS encoding response regulator transcription factor produces the protein MEDNLKRILVVDDEERIRRLLRMYLEKEGFEIEEAEDGETALRKGVEGNFGLIILDLMLPGMDGIEVCAKLRQSKATPVLMLTAKGEEVNRVQGFEVGADDYVVKPFSPREIIYRVKAILRRSSATAYLTKEEASSNIIVFPHVTIEHDAHRVSADGQEVTLTPKEYELLHYLASSPDKVFSREQLLKDVWNYEFFGDLRTVDTHVKRLREKLSKVSPEASSMITTVWGVGYKLEVPK, from the coding sequence ATGGAGGACAATTTGAAACGGATCCTGGTCGTCGATGATGAGGAGCGGATTCGCAGACTGCTGCGCATGTATCTGGAGAAGGAAGGCTTTGAGATCGAAGAAGCGGAGGATGGTGAAACTGCGCTTCGAAAAGGGGTCGAGGGTAACTTTGGACTGATCATTCTGGATCTCATGCTTCCTGGTATGGATGGTATTGAAGTTTGCGCCAAACTGCGCCAGTCGAAAGCGACGCCTGTGCTGATGCTGACGGCAAAAGGTGAGGAAGTCAATCGCGTGCAGGGCTTTGAGGTTGGAGCGGACGATTATGTGGTTAAGCCGTTCAGTCCCCGTGAAATCATCTATCGGGTCAAGGCTATCTTGCGCCGTTCTTCCGCTACCGCTTATCTGACCAAAGAGGAAGCATCCAGCAACATCATTGTATTCCCTCATGTCACCATTGAACACGATGCCCATAGGGTCTCGGCAGACGGTCAGGAAGTGACTTTGACGCCCAAAGAATACGAGTTGCTGCATTATTTGGCCAGCTCCCCGGATAAGGTGTTTTCCAGAGAACAGCTCCTAAAGGATGTATGGAATTATGAATTCTTCGGTGATCTGCGGACGGTGGACACGCACGTGAAGCGCCTGCGGGAAAAGCTGAGCAAGGTTTCGCCGGAAGCCTCATCGATGATCACCACGGTATGGGGAGTCGGGTACAAGCTCGAGGTGCCGAAATAA
- a CDS encoding ATP-binding protein, whose translation MKIWRSVVGKLWLTIIGLVALVLLILGIFLLEYVDLNFTSTYAYDIKKLFVYVGIIGFLLTTFFAFFLLTKITRPLVQMKEAADMISLGEYSIRVPMQSNDEIGELARTLNHMAEELERIIHDLSLEKEHLSSIIHSMADAVITFNAEGKVLLANSLGEKVLSEWKKFAWEPSAREDSDVPEPLRQLFDSVVQEARKNTTKVNVRNGVWSVVMAPLYSNQMIRGTVAVLRDVTEEYRLEKLRKDFVANVSHELRTPLSMLQGYSEALLDDIAGTPEERKEMARVIYDESLRMGRLVKDLLDLARMEAGHLELKRGHVNVESLFARVYRKYAVLCKERGILLSQHFNSGDLVLEYADEDRLEQVMTNLMDNAIRHTPSGAHIYMKAGPDRLNGNKAVLIEIEDEGQGIPAHDLPYIFERFYKADKARTRGITGGTGLGLAIVKSLVDAHHGNVQVTSSEGRGTTFAIKIPVFPT comes from the coding sequence GTGAAGATCTGGAGAAGTGTCGTAGGCAAGCTTTGGCTGACCATTATCGGTCTGGTCGCCTTGGTGCTGTTGATTTTAGGGATATTTTTGCTGGAATATGTGGATTTGAATTTTACGAGCACTTATGCTTACGATATTAAAAAACTATTCGTATATGTCGGCATCATCGGTTTTTTGCTGACGACGTTTTTTGCCTTTTTCCTGCTGACCAAAATCACTCGGCCGCTCGTTCAGATGAAGGAAGCCGCCGACATGATTTCGCTGGGCGAATACAGCATTCGCGTTCCGATGCAATCCAACGACGAAATCGGCGAGCTGGCGAGAACGCTGAATCATATGGCTGAAGAGCTCGAACGCATTATCCACGATCTCAGCCTGGAGAAAGAACACTTGTCCAGCATTATTCACAGCATGGCTGACGCCGTCATCACGTTCAACGCGGAAGGCAAAGTGCTGCTGGCCAATTCGCTGGGCGAAAAGGTTCTGAGCGAATGGAAAAAATTCGCTTGGGAGCCTTCCGCGAGGGAGGACAGCGATGTGCCCGAGCCGCTTCGTCAGCTGTTTGATTCCGTCGTTCAGGAGGCACGGAAAAACACGACGAAAGTCAACGTTCGCAATGGGGTTTGGTCGGTTGTGATGGCGCCGTTGTACTCCAACCAAATGATTCGCGGAACGGTGGCCGTGCTGCGGGATGTAACCGAGGAATACCGCTTGGAAAAGCTGCGTAAAGACTTTGTGGCCAATGTGTCGCACGAACTGCGCACGCCGCTTTCGATGCTGCAGGGATACAGCGAAGCGTTGTTGGACGATATTGCCGGTACGCCGGAAGAAAGAAAAGAAATGGCGAGAGTCATCTACGACGAATCCTTGCGCATGGGGCGTCTCGTGAAAGACCTGCTGGATTTGGCTCGCATGGAAGCGGGACATCTGGAACTGAAAAGGGGACACGTCAATGTCGAATCCCTGTTTGCCCGGGTCTATCGCAAGTATGCCGTATTGTGCAAGGAGAGAGGGATTTTGCTCAGCCAGCATTTCAATTCCGGCGACCTAGTGCTGGAATATGCGGATGAAGACAGACTGGAGCAGGTGATGACCAATTTGATGGACAATGCGATCCGGCATACGCCATCCGGCGCGCATATATACATGAAGGCCGGCCCGGACCGGTTGAACGGGAATAAGGCGGTGCTGATTGAGATTGAGGATGAGGGGCAGGGCATCCCCGCACACGACCTTCCCTATATTTTTGAGCGCTTTTATAAGGCGGACAAGGCCAGAACCCGAGGCATAACCGGCGGAACGGGGTTGGGCTTGGCAATTGTGAAAAGCCTGGTGGATGCCCATCACGGGAACGTTCAGGTGACGAGCAGTGAAGGACGGGGAACAACGTTTGCCATCAAAATTCCGGTTTTCCCAACTTGA
- the serA gene encoding phosphoglycerate dehydrogenase → MFKILVSDPISDMGIQSLYDASDVTVDKKPGLSEEELVSIIGEYDALLVRSQTTVTKKIMEAATRLKVIGRAGVGVDNIDLEAATQRGIVVINAPDGNTITTCEHTFAMMMALARHIPQAYKKTISGEWDRKSFLGVELRNKVLGVIGMGRIGSEVAKRAKAFGMDILGYDPYLSEDRAEKLGIKLATVDEICAKSDFITLHTPLTNETRNIIDKPQFAIMKKGARIINCARGGLVNETALVEAVEQGIVAGAAFDVFEKEPPTLEHPFLNNPKIIVTPHLGASTIEAQENVAIDVSEEVLHILRNEPFKNAVNMPPVPASVLNKLQPYFILGEKMGSFLAQMSEGAVKELEINYSGELADVDTAPLTRYIVKGVLSLPMGDEVNIVNAMHLAKSRDINIVRQKSSASKGFTNLITITLKTEKEEKTIAGTLMNGYGARIVQIEKYPVDVSPEGHLLLVSHNDKPGIIGRLGTVLGNNDVNIATMQVGRKVIGGDAIMVLTIDKQVDKSVLEELNKLPEMSKVKEIVL, encoded by the coding sequence ATGTTTAAAATTCTTGTCTCTGATCCCATCAGCGATATGGGGATTCAGTCGCTCTACGACGCATCCGACGTTACGGTTGATAAAAAGCCCGGACTTTCCGAGGAGGAGCTTGTTTCCATTATCGGGGAATATGATGCCCTTCTCGTACGGAGCCAAACAACAGTAACCAAAAAAATTATGGAAGCCGCCACCCGCCTGAAAGTCATCGGACGCGCCGGCGTTGGCGTCGACAACATCGATCTGGAGGCCGCCACGCAAAGAGGGATCGTGGTTATCAATGCTCCGGACGGCAACACCATCACGACGTGCGAGCATACCTTCGCGATGATGATGGCCCTGGCCCGCCACATTCCGCAAGCTTACAAAAAGACCATCTCCGGCGAATGGGACCGCAAATCGTTCCTCGGAGTCGAGCTGCGCAACAAAGTGCTCGGCGTGATCGGCATGGGACGAATCGGCAGCGAAGTTGCCAAACGGGCAAAGGCGTTCGGCATGGATATCCTCGGATACGATCCGTATTTAAGCGAGGACCGCGCGGAAAAGCTCGGCATCAAGCTGGCCACCGTGGATGAAATTTGCGCAAAATCGGATTTCATCACCCTGCATACCCCGCTGACTAACGAAACCCGCAATATTATTGACAAGCCGCAATTTGCCATCATGAAAAAGGGCGCCCGGATCATTAACTGCGCCAGAGGCGGATTGGTCAATGAGACAGCATTGGTGGAGGCCGTTGAACAGGGAATCGTCGCCGGAGCAGCGTTCGATGTGTTCGAAAAAGAGCCGCCTACACTGGAGCACCCGTTCCTGAACAACCCAAAAATTATTGTGACTCCCCATCTCGGGGCCTCGACGATTGAAGCGCAGGAGAATGTCGCCATTGACGTATCGGAGGAAGTCCTGCACATTCTCCGCAACGAGCCTTTCAAAAATGCGGTCAATATGCCTCCTGTTCCGGCAAGCGTGCTCAACAAACTGCAGCCTTACTTCATTCTGGGAGAGAAAATGGGAAGCTTCTTGGCACAAATGTCGGAAGGCGCGGTCAAAGAACTGGAGATCAACTATTCAGGCGAGCTTGCCGATGTCGATACGGCTCCGCTGACCCGCTATATTGTCAAAGGAGTATTGTCCCTGCCCATGGGCGACGAGGTCAATATCGTCAACGCCATGCATTTGGCCAAGTCAAGGGATATCAACATTGTCAGACAAAAATCTTCGGCATCCAAAGGCTTCACCAATCTGATCACCATTACGCTGAAAACCGAGAAGGAAGAAAAAACGATCGCCGGCACGCTGATGAACGGTTACGGCGCGCGCATCGTGCAAATTGAAAAATATCCAGTGGACGTTTCTCCGGAAGGCCACCTGCTGCTCGTTTCGCACAATGACAAACCCGGTATCATCGGCCGCCTGGGAACGGTTCTCGGCAACAATGACGTAAACATCGCCACCATGCAGGTGGGACGCAAAGTGATCGGCGGCGACGCAATCATGGTACTGACGATTGACAAGCAAGTTGACAAGAGCGTGCTGGAAGAACTGAACAAGCTTCCGGAAATGTCCAAAGTGAAGGAAATTGTTCTTTAG
- a CDS encoding inorganic diphosphatase encodes MSNLVVNAFIEIPTGSQNKYEYDKETGKFMLDRVLYSPMHYPAEYGYLDGTLALDGDPLDILVLTTFPTFPGCVIESRVIGVLIMSDDKGQDEKLLGVPVNDPRWKDVNSLENIPQHKLKEISHFFQVYKDLENKKTVIEGWKNAEFAEELYQACVARYNEK; translated from the coding sequence ATGTCAAATCTAGTCGTGAACGCTTTTATCGAAATTCCGACGGGCAGCCAGAACAAATATGAATACGATAAAGAAACCGGAAAATTCATGCTTGACCGGGTGCTCTATTCCCCGATGCACTATCCCGCGGAATACGGTTATCTGGACGGAACGCTTGCGCTGGACGGCGACCCGCTGGATATTCTCGTACTGACCACATTCCCGACCTTCCCCGGATGCGTCATTGAATCGAGAGTGATCGGCGTGCTCATCATGAGCGATGATAAAGGTCAGGACGAAAAGCTGCTCGGCGTGCCTGTCAACGATCCGCGTTGGAAAGATGTGAATTCGCTGGAGAACATTCCTCAGCACAAATTGAAAGAAATCTCGCACTTTTTCCAAGTGTACAAAGATCTGGAGAACAAAAAAACAGTCATCGAAGGCTGGAAGAATGCCGAGTTCGCCGAGGAGCTGTATCAAGCTTGCGTAGCCCGTTACAACGAAAAGTAA
- a CDS encoding YitT family protein, whose translation MGFVEESHRGGKNKKSWIEYTARYLFIALGALLVAVGLELFLMPNDIIDGGIIGLSMIFSHISGLQLAIFIFIFNLPFMVIGYKQIGKTFALNTLASVALLSLFSLMVHGKAPLTEEPMLASIFGGIILGIGVGTIIRNGGALDGTEIIAIIATKKTGFSVGEIVMFFNIFILGSAGFVFEWDSAMYSLITYFIAFKSIDTVIEGLDESKSVTIISNKPDEISSAIIARLGRGVTHVYGKGGYTGEEKELLYCIVTRLEVAKLKSIVHEHDPEAFIAIEHVADVMGGRFSKRAIH comes from the coding sequence ATGGGATTCGTGGAGGAATCGCATAGGGGCGGTAAAAACAAGAAGTCATGGATCGAATACACGGCAAGATACCTGTTTATTGCACTAGGGGCTTTGTTGGTGGCAGTGGGGTTGGAATTGTTTTTGATGCCGAATGACATCATCGACGGAGGAATTATCGGCTTGTCCATGATTTTCAGCCATATTTCCGGCTTGCAGCTGGCCATCTTCATTTTCATATTCAATTTGCCGTTCATGGTGATCGGATACAAGCAAATCGGCAAAACCTTTGCTCTGAATACATTGGCTTCCGTTGCTTTGCTGTCGTTGTTTTCACTGATGGTGCACGGAAAGGCACCCCTGACGGAAGAGCCTATGCTTGCCTCGATTTTCGGGGGCATTATTCTAGGCATAGGAGTCGGCACGATCATCCGCAACGGCGGAGCGTTGGACGGAACGGAAATCATCGCGATTATCGCCACGAAAAAAACCGGTTTTTCCGTTGGAGAAATCGTGATGTTTTTTAATATTTTCATTCTTGGCAGTGCGGGATTTGTTTTTGAATGGGATTCCGCGATGTATTCGCTGATCACGTATTTTATTGCGTTCAAAAGCATCGATACGGTGATCGAAGGCCTCGACGAATCGAAATCGGTTACGATCATATCGAATAAACCCGATGAAATCTCTTCGGCCATCATCGCCAGGCTGGGCCGCGGCGTAACGCACGTGTATGGCAAGGGAGGCTATACGGGAGAAGAGAAGGAACTGCTTTACTGCATCGTCACGCGTCTGGAGGTGGCCAAGCTGAAATCGATCGTTCACGAACATGATCCCGAGGCGTTTATTGCCATTGAGCATGTAGCCGATGTGATGGGCGGAAGATTCAGCAAACGGGCTATTCATTAA
- a CDS encoding CPBP family intramembrane glutamic endopeptidase gives MKKFDWRNIRLRKVSIEDLNDRLLLINLYATQAITLVIGLIIVYLQKNNDLHLFDLSAGWIIVVWGGLFAGLVLLADVFAGRWVPEEVTDDGGINQMLFENRPLWHIAVISLIVAVCEEILFRGAVQHAIGPYWTSIVFAAVHVRYLKHWIMTGLVFSISYGLGWIYIRTGTLLTPILAHFIIDFVMGSIIRFRRES, from the coding sequence ATGAAAAAATTCGACTGGAGGAACATCAGGCTTAGGAAGGTAAGCATCGAGGATCTGAATGATAGGCTTCTCCTGATCAATTTATACGCAACCCAGGCAATCACGCTGGTGATCGGTTTAATTATCGTCTATTTGCAGAAAAACAACGATCTGCATTTGTTCGACTTGTCCGCGGGATGGATTATTGTGGTGTGGGGAGGGCTGTTTGCCGGATTGGTGCTTCTTGCGGATGTGTTTGCAGGCCGTTGGGTTCCGGAGGAGGTCACGGACGATGGGGGCATTAACCAGATGCTGTTTGAGAACCGTCCGTTATGGCATATTGCGGTGATTTCATTGATCGTGGCAGTCTGTGAGGAAATTTTGTTTCGCGGAGCGGTTCAGCATGCGATCGGCCCGTATTGGACGAGCATCGTATTTGCTGCGGTGCACGTCCGATATTTGAAGCACTGGATTATGACCGGACTCGTGTTTAGCATAAGCTATGGTTTGGGTTGGATTTACATCCGGACGGGAACGTTATTGACACCGATTTTGGCCCATTTTATTATTGATTTTGTAATGGGCAGCATCATTCGATTTCGGAGGGAATCATGA